The following coding sequences are from one Methanosarcina sp. WWM596 window:
- a CDS encoding ABC transporter substrate-binding protein: MKIGRAFSILLSFFIISFVFVPLFLSSAAAAENSGEESARVLKATWGASGGDWGFPSPLTFYPRGPGYVMTSFCFDSLVWPDETGNFTGLLASSWENSPDGLTWTFYLRENVTWHDGEPFTADDVTFTYDYIQGKAVISPIGAGWYNTAVIESVEAPDDYTVRIKLNQPYAPFMQQVAAVIPIMPEHIWKDVSDPTRYMEDKAAVGTGPFILEDYNKDQQSYKYSANENYFLGKPVIDTLIFVKSTDPVISLKVGDVDEASLTLDQVQALNDLEDMKVIEGPGYWVYRLRFNIPANSILENTEIRKAIYHSLDCEEIQNKVLHGGGIAGNPGYVPPYSSWYNPNVTQYAYDPEAAGKILDEAGYDEVGSDGIRLTPDGEKLEFQLLYASDQQNQRIAELVQSYLKDVGIGVVLKPGDTKTVDGLVNAGNFDLAIYSHGTSTDPARMLNSFTTSTGWNNIEFVSLANQQMSTLDEEERRELVDRMQVLIADSVPTIPLLYKNVYSACNQEKFDGFFYTPGGMGGGVPTEYNKLVFIYGKWNGQGTASAGNNPVSSVDSPSMDAPGILTALMAFAAVFMLYRLKR; encoded by the coding sequence ATGAAGATTGGTAGGGCATTTTCGATTCTCTTATCCTTCTTTATCATTAGTTTCGTATTCGTTCCGCTTTTCCTTTCCTCAGCTGCAGCTGCAGAAAATTCCGGTGAGGAAAGTGCCAGGGTTCTCAAAGCAACCTGGGGTGCAAGTGGAGGTGACTGGGGTTTTCCTTCCCCCCTTACCTTTTATCCTAGGGGACCGGGTTATGTAATGACGAGTTTCTGTTTTGACTCGCTGGTCTGGCCTGATGAAACAGGGAACTTCACAGGGCTTCTTGCCAGTTCCTGGGAGAACTCGCCTGACGGGCTTACCTGGACTTTTTACCTGCGGGAAAATGTGACATGGCACGACGGAGAACCGTTTACGGCAGATGATGTAACCTTCACATACGATTACATTCAAGGAAAAGCAGTAATAAGCCCGATTGGAGCAGGCTGGTATAATACGGCAGTCATTGAAAGTGTGGAAGCCCCGGATGACTATACAGTCCGGATAAAGCTCAACCAGCCATATGCGCCTTTCATGCAGCAGGTAGCTGCTGTAATTCCTATCATGCCGGAACACATCTGGAAAGATGTCTCTGACCCGACAAGATACATGGAAGATAAAGCTGCCGTTGGCACAGGGCCTTTCATCCTTGAAGACTATAACAAGGATCAGCAGTCTTACAAATATTCTGCAAATGAGAACTATTTCCTTGGAAAGCCGGTTATTGATACTCTTATTTTTGTGAAATCCACTGACCCTGTAATTTCCCTTAAGGTAGGGGACGTAGACGAAGCCAGCCTTACCCTGGACCAGGTTCAGGCCCTGAACGATTTGGAGGATATGAAAGTAATCGAAGGTCCAGGATATTGGGTTTACAGGCTGAGGTTCAACATCCCTGCAAATTCCATTCTTGAAAATACCGAGATCAGAAAAGCAATTTACCATTCCCTTGACTGTGAAGAAATCCAGAATAAGGTACTTCACGGAGGAGGCATTGCAGGCAATCCGGGATATGTGCCTCCCTACTCAAGCTGGTATAACCCGAATGTAACACAGTACGCATATGACCCTGAAGCTGCCGGTAAGATCCTTGATGAGGCAGGATATGATGAAGTGGGTTCGGACGGGATAAGGCTTACCCCGGATGGAGAAAAGCTTGAGTTCCAGTTACTGTATGCCTCAGACCAGCAGAACCAGAGGATTGCAGAACTTGTCCAGAGTTATCTGAAGGACGTGGGCATTGGGGTGGTCCTTAAGCCTGGGGACACGAAAACTGTGGATGGTCTGGTAAATGCAGGCAACTTTGACCTGGCTATCTATTCCCATGGCACCTCGACAGACCCTGCGAGGATGTTGAATTCTTTCACGACATCTACGGGTTGGAATAACATCGAATTCGTATCCCTGGCAAACCAGCAGATGAGCACCCTGGATGAAGAAGAACGCAGGGAGCTTGTCGACCGGATGCAGGTTTTGATTGCGGATAGTGTGCCGACTATCCCCCTCCTCTACAAGAACGTTTACAGTGCCTGTAACCAGGAAAAGTTTGATGGCTTTTTCTACACCCCCGGAGGTATGGGTGGAGGAGTCCCCACGGAATACAACAAACTGGTTTTCATCTATGGAAAGTGGAACGGTCAGGGTACTGCTTCTGCCGGGAACAATCCTGTCAGTTCAGTGGATAGTCCTTCGATGGATGCTCCTGGTATCCTGACTGCATTGATGGCATTTGCAGCTGTTTTTATGCTGTACAGACTAAAAAGGTAA
- a CDS encoding FmdE family protein, with protein MIKMAGECSHENTGVNQIALFSEVSKFHGHVCPGLTYRDYGKQAFTFICRGGGKAVRFVLKSEFNIENLDPELSELCPRVMSGTATEAETLDFGTQMNCVSEYMREMPAEEIFDIKHVNVEIPRKARIFNSVKCSKCGEMFAESRARMENGEIFCTSCYEEYTRGW; from the coding sequence ATGATCAAAATGGCTGGAGAATGTTCGCACGAAAACACAGGGGTAAATCAAATAGCTCTCTTTTCCGAGGTTTCAAAGTTCCATGGGCATGTGTGTCCGGGGCTGACCTACAGGGATTACGGGAAACAGGCTTTCACTTTTATATGCAGAGGCGGCGGCAAAGCCGTCAGATTTGTACTGAAATCCGAGTTTAACATTGAGAACCTTGACCCTGAGTTAAGCGAGCTTTGTCCCAGAGTAATGTCAGGCACAGCTACTGAAGCCGAAACCCTGGACTTCGGAACACAGATGAATTGTGTCTCGGAGTACATGAGAGAAATGCCGGCTGAAGAAATATTCGACATAAAACATGTGAACGTGGAAATTCCCCGAAAAGCCAGGATCTTCAATTCGGTAAAGTGCTCAAAATGCGGGGAAATGTTTGCAGAGTCCCGTGCCAGAATGGAGAATGGAGAGATATTCTGCACATCCTGTTATGAGGAATATACCAGAGGATGGTAA
- the tnpB gene encoding IS200/IS605 family element RNA-guided endonuclease TnpB: MMQAFKFRLYPTTTQAIQLNQHIGSCRFVYNWALDQKIKTYEQTGESISRFDLNKLIPTLKASNEWLGEVNSQSLQGMTKQVESAFTRFFREKTGFPKFKSKKNPIQSFPVPQHYTVNFENNTIKLPKIEPIKAVLHRKFEGEPKTATLSRTCKGHYYISILVEDGKELPVKEAFTESTTVGIDVGIKDFAVLSTGEKVENPKYLKNSLKRLKVLQKRVSRKQKGSKNRAKAKRRLAVLHDKITNQRNDFQNKLSFRLVSENQAVALETLNVKGMVKNHHLAQAISDSAWSSFVTKLEYKAQWFGKTVLRIGQFEPSSKLCSVCGYHNKELQLKDREWICPNCKTKHDRDINATINIKKFALIDQNLIGL, encoded by the coding sequence ATGATGCAAGCGTTCAAATTTAGACTCTATCCTACAACTACACAAGCTATTCAATTGAATCAGCATATAGGTAGCTGTAGATTTGTCTATAATTGGGCACTTGACCAGAAAATTAAAACTTATGAGCAGACAGGGGAATCAATTTCCAGATTTGACTTAAACAAATTAATTCCTACTCTAAAGGCTTCTAATGAGTGGTTAGGAGAAGTTAACTCTCAATCATTACAGGGGATGACTAAGCAGGTTGAATCCGCTTTCACTAGATTCTTTAGAGAGAAAACAGGGTTTCCAAAGTTCAAATCAAAAAAGAATCCGATACAGTCTTTCCCTGTACCTCAACACTACACTGTAAACTTTGAAAATAATACTATCAAGCTTCCTAAAATAGAACCAATTAAAGCAGTTCTTCACAGGAAGTTTGAAGGAGAGCCTAAAACGGCTACGTTATCAAGGACATGTAAAGGACATTACTACATCAGTATCCTTGTTGAAGATGGAAAAGAACTTCCAGTAAAGGAAGCTTTCACAGAATCAACAACAGTAGGAATTGATGTAGGTATCAAAGACTTTGCTGTCCTTTCAACAGGAGAAAAGGTTGAGAATCCAAAGTACTTGAAAAACTCTCTTAAAAGGCTCAAAGTATTACAGAAAAGAGTCTCAAGGAAACAGAAAGGCTCTAAGAACAGGGCAAAAGCTAAACGAAGACTTGCTGTACTCCATGACAAAATAACAAATCAGAGAAATGACTTCCAGAACAAACTCTCTTTTAGACTTGTTAGCGAAAACCAAGCTGTAGCTCTGGAAACTCTAAATGTTAAAGGCATGGTTAAGAATCATCACTTAGCACAGGCTATAAGTGATTCTGCGTGGAGTAGTTTTGTAACAAAGTTGGAATATAAGGCTCAATGGTTTGGAAAAACCGTCCTGAGAATAGGACAATTTGAACCCTCTTCTAAGCTATGTAGTGTGTGTGGATACCACAATAAAGAGCTTCAGCTAAAAGACAGAGAATGGATTTGTCCAAACTGTAAAACCAAACACGATAGAGACATTAATGCCACTATTAATATCAAAAAATTCGCTCTCATAGATCAGAATCTAATTGGATTATGA
- a CDS encoding ABC transporter permease, whose product MDRVQWGHIFSRGFEYALTFFLILAVNFFLPRFMPGGPLLSVLGSQNADLPVVIDEETKLKLMDYYHLNDPLHLQFVHYLIDAAHLDFGYSIFYNVPVVDVISGRLPWTLLLMGTALLLSTVLGILLGLESSWNRGKRLDNLLLIGIPLFRSVPVFFLGSILIFLFGYRMGMFPVSGALTPYMDYQGFSSMVKDVASHLVLPLVCLSAFEMPGTYLLVRNVCSQQLESPYVLMDIARGLKDSHVKRHILLNSIGPVVNQVAAMLGFMIGGALFVETVFSYPGMGLLVYNAFIERDYPVLQGAFVFIALFVLTCNYAADIVCTYIDGRAGQE is encoded by the coding sequence TTGGACAGAGTTCAGTGGGGCCACATATTCTCAAGAGGGTTTGAGTATGCCCTCACATTTTTTTTGATCCTTGCTGTCAATTTTTTTCTGCCTCGCTTTATGCCCGGGGGGCCTCTCTTAAGTGTGCTTGGAAGCCAGAATGCCGACTTACCGGTGGTCATCGATGAGGAGACAAAATTAAAGTTGATGGACTACTATCACTTAAACGATCCCCTGCACCTGCAGTTTGTTCACTACCTGATAGATGCAGCACATCTGGATTTTGGTTATTCGATATTCTACAATGTGCCTGTGGTCGATGTAATCTCTGGCAGGTTACCCTGGACCCTGCTCCTTATGGGGACTGCACTGCTGCTGTCAACAGTGCTGGGGATTTTGCTCGGACTTGAATCTTCCTGGAACCGGGGAAAAAGGCTGGATAACTTGTTGCTTATCGGAATACCTTTGTTCCGGTCCGTTCCGGTATTCTTCTTAGGGTCTATCCTCATCTTCCTTTTTGGGTACAGGATGGGCATGTTCCCGGTTTCTGGAGCTCTGACCCCGTATATGGATTATCAGGGCTTTTCTTCCATGGTAAAAGATGTTGCTTCCCACCTGGTACTTCCACTGGTATGCCTTTCGGCTTTTGAAATGCCTGGCACATACCTGCTCGTAAGAAATGTCTGTTCCCAGCAGCTTGAAAGTCCCTATGTCCTGATGGATATCGCAAGGGGTCTGAAGGACAGCCATGTTAAGAGGCACATACTTCTCAATTCCATCGGGCCCGTGGTGAACCAGGTAGCCGCAATGCTCGGATTTATGATAGGGGGGGCCTTATTCGTGGAGACTGTATTCTCATATCCCGGAATGGGGCTTCTTGTCTATAACGCCTTTATCGAAAGGGATTATCCTGTCCTTCAGGGGGCTTTTGTTTTTATTGCTCTCTTTGTGCTGACATGCAACTATGCAGCTGATATTGTATGTACATACATTGATGGCAGGGCCGGGCAGGAGTGA
- a CDS encoding ABC transporter ATP-binding protein — MPVLDIEGLTVDFTTRMGTHHVLKNVNLHIERGEIVGLIGESGCGKSTLAMSVLDINTRNRDMSGQIRFMGEDLQKLNRERMRELRGRHIGFIPQASMNALNPLVRVKKQFLETIRAHVDMPEKEMLALSRNMLSLVSIDPGRMNAFPYEFSGGQRQRLMIALSMLLSPELIIADEPTTALDAMIQLQIIDLLKNMVREKDTSLLVISHDLHTISRICDRIYIMYAGRIVEVGTKEEILRRPLHPYTQKLLSSRLPLMVEPVRVKGIPGRPPSTLKVYQGCEFLERCEKGSELCREKKPPECTGSARVSCHLFHFEG, encoded by the coding sequence ATGCCTGTGCTTGATATTGAAGGACTTACAGTTGATTTTACTACCCGAATGGGGACTCACCATGTGTTGAAAAACGTAAACCTCCATATTGAAAGGGGAGAAATCGTGGGCCTGATAGGGGAGTCAGGCTGCGGGAAATCAACGCTTGCTATGAGTGTCCTTGATATAAATACCCGGAATCGGGACATGTCAGGGCAGATTCGCTTCATGGGTGAGGATCTTCAGAAACTCAACAGGGAAAGAATGCGGGAGCTCAGGGGCAGGCATATAGGATTTATACCCCAGGCTTCCATGAATGCGCTCAACCCGCTTGTCCGTGTTAAGAAACAGTTTCTGGAGACTATCAGGGCTCATGTGGACATGCCTGAAAAAGAAATGCTTGCTCTCAGCCGCAATATGCTTTCCCTTGTGTCCATAGATCCCGGAAGAATGAACGCTTTCCCCTATGAATTCAGCGGGGGACAGCGCCAGAGGCTCATGATTGCTCTTTCCATGCTTCTCTCTCCCGAGCTGATCATTGCCGATGAACCCACCACTGCTCTTGATGCAATGATACAGTTGCAAATCATAGATCTTCTGAAGAATATGGTCAGGGAAAAAGATACTTCCTTGCTTGTGATTTCCCATGACTTGCACACGATTTCCAGAATTTGTGACCGGATTTACATAATGTATGCGGGGAGAATCGTGGAAGTGGGCACGAAAGAAGAGATCCTGAGGAGGCCGCTCCATCCGTATACACAAAAATTGTTAAGTTCGAGATTGCCCCTTATGGTCGAACCTGTAAGGGTGAAAGGTATACCCGGCAGGCCTCCGTCTACCCTGAAAGTGTATCAGGGATGTGAATTTCTGGAGAGATGTGAAAAGGGTTCCGAACTTTGCAGGGAGAAAAAACCTCCTGAATGTACTGGCAGTGCCAGAGTGTCATGTCACTTATTTCACTTTGAGGGATGA
- a CDS encoding ABC transporter ATP-binding protein, translated as MNENELVRVANVTKEFRSKRLFKGSSSVTALDGVSLSVEKNKILGIIGESGSGKTTLAKLILGLLKPTSGVISFADMKDGNGGLRKPEVQVIFQDPYDSLSHMMTIEDIVAEPYLIKHKSPCNADKVRSVLEAVGLTPVDEYLHKYPRSLSGGQRQRVAISRAIITSPDLIIADEPISMLDASIGVDILNLILEMNEKLGITFIFITHDIAAAAYICNNIAVMNSGKIVEYGSRKQVIVECQNLYTSSLLSAAGADFIFSENKKRKAELAIKQIC; from the coding sequence ATGAACGAAAATGAACTTGTCAGGGTTGCCAATGTCACAAAGGAGTTCAGGAGTAAAAGGTTATTCAAAGGCAGTTCATCTGTCACCGCTCTTGATGGTGTGTCTCTTTCCGTGGAAAAAAACAAGATACTTGGAATCATAGGAGAAAGCGGAAGCGGCAAGACCACCCTGGCTAAATTAATACTGGGTCTCCTGAAACCAACATCAGGAGTCATATCCTTTGCCGACATGAAAGATGGGAACGGTGGATTAAGGAAACCTGAAGTCCAGGTGATTTTCCAGGACCCCTATGATTCCCTGAGCCACATGATGACCATCGAAGATATTGTGGCTGAACCATATCTCATAAAGCACAAAAGTCCGTGTAATGCTGATAAAGTACGCAGCGTCCTTGAAGCCGTGGGTCTGACACCTGTTGATGAGTACCTTCATAAGTATCCGCGTTCCCTCAGCGGCGGGCAGCGCCAGCGTGTGGCAATTTCCAGGGCGATAATTACCAGCCCTGACCTGATAATAGCCGACGAGCCTATTTCCATGCTTGATGCTTCCATAGGTGTCGATATCCTTAACCTGATCCTTGAAATGAACGAAAAATTAGGAATTACATTCATTTTCATCACCCATGACATCGCTGCCGCTGCTTATATATGCAATAATATTGCCGTGATGAATTCTGGGAAGATAGTTGAATACGGTTCTCGAAAGCAGGTAATAGTCGAATGTCAGAACCTCTATACCAGTTCATTGCTCTCGGCGGCAGGAGCAGATTTCATATTCTCCGAAAATAAAAAACGTAAGGCTGAGCTGGCAATCAAACAGATCTGTTGA
- a CDS encoding HEAT repeat domain-containing protein, which translates to MANTFEKIGNSEAKPLINALETEPQNTKKYEEMCGVDPEDEKAQEKLLGALKNEKSYMRVSSIFALAEIGDESSVESLAEVLIKDLNQTKACAAFSLGEIGSEKAVEPLSFALKMDKYDSVKECCAISLGKIGDQRAVEPLIMALNEGYSVKSCAALALGEIGNQRAVKPLIPLLDSEKPEVRRNAALALGAIGDEKAVKSLTLVLQDEDETVRTAAVWALGNIGDATAVDVLNSAAADGNETFRCTTLEALGKINDSKAIGTLEKALEDDNVRIQISAITALGKIKDEKATEILVRALGDNNKEVRSCVSNALINRKEEAVEPLIRSLSDENENIRENSVLLLIEIGDERAVDPLIKYLETNTRTQPETLKITAVQKIKADSEEDLIYSYNTKVIPPGDFEISSDDITKKVTLQGKTAVVTPENSSQETESATKETTSKNQAEKDTQAVLNPDQSSEKRDKIQEPEPVEETGLSVDKIYMLRGMVSAVLIIILYSKRK; encoded by the coding sequence GTGGCAAATACCTTTGAAAAAATAGGAAATTCAGAAGCAAAACCCCTTATCAATGCATTGGAAACAGAGCCACAAAACACTAAAAAATATGAAGAAATGTGTGGAGTTGACCCTGAAGATGAAAAAGCACAGGAGAAACTCTTAGGCGCATTAAAGAATGAGAAGAGTTACATGAGGGTCAGTTCCATATTTGCACTAGCGGAAATAGGAGATGAAAGTTCTGTCGAGTCTCTTGCTGAAGTGCTTATCAAAGACTTGAATCAGACTAAAGCCTGCGCCGCCTTTTCTCTTGGAGAAATCGGAAGCGAAAAGGCAGTTGAACCCTTATCGTTTGCCCTGAAAATGGATAAATACGACAGCGTAAAAGAATGTTGCGCAATCTCCCTTGGAAAAATAGGAGATCAAAGGGCAGTAGAACCCCTTATAATGGCTTTGAACGAAGGTTATTCAGTAAAAAGTTGTGCAGCTCTTGCTCTTGGAGAAATAGGAAATCAGAGGGCTGTTAAACCTCTGATACCGCTACTAGACAGTGAAAAACCCGAAGTAAGGAGAAATGCAGCTCTGGCCCTTGGAGCAATAGGGGATGAAAAAGCAGTTAAATCTTTAACTTTGGTACTGCAAGATGAAGACGAAACTGTGAGAACTGCTGCAGTATGGGCTCTTGGAAATATAGGTGATGCCACAGCTGTGGATGTGCTCAATAGTGCTGCAGCAGATGGAAATGAAACATTCAGGTGTACCACTTTAGAAGCTTTGGGAAAAATAAACGACTCAAAAGCAATCGGAACTTTGGAAAAAGCTCTTGAAGATGATAACGTCAGAATTCAAATTTCAGCTATTACTGCTTTGGGAAAGATAAAAGATGAAAAAGCAACTGAAATTCTTGTCAGAGCTTTGGGAGATAATAATAAAGAAGTAAGAAGCTGCGTCTCAAATGCTCTTATTAACAGAAAAGAAGAGGCTGTAGAACCTCTTATAAGAAGTCTGAGCGATGAAAACGAGAATATCAGGGAAAACTCTGTGCTCCTGCTAATTGAAATTGGAGATGAGAGGGCAGTAGACCCTCTAATTAAGTACCTGGAGACAAATACCAGAACTCAACCTGAAACCCTTAAAATCACAGCTGTTCAGAAGATAAAAGCGGACTCTGAAGAAGACTTGATTTATTCATACAATACAAAAGTCATTCCTCCAGGAGATTTTGAAATAAGTAGTGACGATATCACGAAAAAAGTAACCCTGCAGGGGAAAACTGCAGTTGTGACGCCGGAGAATTCATCACAGGAAACAGAATCTGCTACAAAAGAGACAACCTCGAAAAACCAGGCAGAAAAAGATACGCAGGCTGTCTTAAATCCAGATCAGAGCTCTGAAAAGAGAGATAAAATTCAGGAGCCCGAACCTGTTGAAGAAACAGGATTGTCTGTGGATAAGATCTACATGCTGAGAGGGATGGTGTCAGCGGTTCTAATCATCATTCTTTACTCAAAAAGAAAATGA
- a CDS encoding HEAT repeat domain-containing protein: MNLPVPKILLLILLFILTMVGVASGLSESDNENPNENVLNMNESEKQQAIEPLIRALEADDINSRKEARFALEEMGEEAVDLLIKVIDSEETQEIRCEAARALGNIGGQEAEKTLIQLLRDEDPEVRSSSALALGNARSVRAEKELIQTLLDEDKRVRSNSAWALGEIVKAGSSPSKEEDWEQTLFSGAVENEIIVEALCQTLEDNSSDVRSSATEALGKIGGEKAEELLIKALSDGDREVRRNAVEALGRIGSKKAAEPLIQEALNDPDREVRKKAVLALGELREEKATKALIQVLNDEDRDTRCIAAMELGEIGDERAEKALISALSDGDPEVRSFVVEALGKVGKEETIRALIQQLKDSDEKVRNITANILIETGDRYTELLVQALKDENKDVKWQARNILVEIGKPAVEPLIEALSDNDVYTRCTAAWALGQIKDERAIEPLIQTLSTEDEDVRLSCTWALVEIGEPAVPALTKVLENQNKTVRKYIVFSLIEMGDERAIPGLKEILKDKTKDKTEITEISAEFSEKERDEKADQILLKIIEEK; encoded by the coding sequence ATGAATCTGCCAGTACCTAAAATCTTACTGTTAATTTTACTGTTCATCCTGACAATGGTTGGAGTTGCTTCCGGGCTCAGCGAAAGTGACAATGAAAACCCCAATGAAAACGTGTTAAATATGAATGAATCGGAGAAGCAGCAAGCTATAGAACCTCTGATACGGGCATTGGAAGCCGATGATATAAACTCCAGAAAAGAAGCCAGATTTGCTCTGGAAGAAATGGGAGAAGAAGCCGTAGATCTTCTTATAAAAGTTATTGACTCAGAAGAAACTCAGGAAATAAGGTGTGAGGCCGCTCGAGCTCTCGGAAATATTGGCGGACAAGAAGCAGAAAAAACTTTAATACAACTTTTAAGGGACGAAGACCCGGAAGTTAGAAGCAGTTCAGCTCTAGCCCTTGGAAATGCAAGAAGTGTAAGAGCAGAGAAAGAACTCATCCAAACACTTTTAGATGAAGATAAAAGAGTACGCTCAAATTCAGCTTGGGCTCTCGGGGAAATTGTAAAGGCAGGTTCTTCTCCTTCAAAGGAAGAAGACTGGGAACAAACCTTATTTTCAGGAGCTGTAGAAAATGAAATAATTGTTGAAGCTCTCTGCCAGACTCTCGAAGATAATAGTAGTGATGTAAGGTCCAGTGCTACAGAAGCACTGGGAAAAATAGGAGGAGAAAAAGCTGAAGAGCTCCTGATAAAGGCTCTTTCCGACGGGGACAGAGAAGTCAGAAGGAACGCTGTGGAAGCCCTTGGAAGGATAGGGAGCAAAAAAGCTGCTGAACCTCTGATACAGGAGGCATTAAATGACCCAGACAGAGAAGTCAGAAAAAAAGCTGTTTTAGCTCTGGGAGAACTTAGAGAAGAGAAAGCGACAAAAGCCCTGATACAGGTATTGAATGATGAAGATCGGGATACCCGCTGTATTGCGGCCATGGAGTTGGGAGAGATTGGGGATGAGAGAGCAGAAAAAGCTCTGATAAGTGCCCTTTCAGATGGAGACCCTGAGGTAAGAAGTTTTGTTGTGGAAGCTCTTGGAAAAGTAGGAAAAGAAGAAACAATAAGAGCTCTCATCCAGCAGTTAAAAGATTCAGATGAAAAAGTTAGGAATATTACTGCAAATATTCTCATAGAAACCGGAGACAGATATACTGAACTGCTTGTTCAGGCATTAAAAGATGAAAATAAAGATGTTAAGTGGCAAGCGAGGAATATTCTTGTTGAAATTGGGAAACCGGCTGTGGAACCTCTTATAGAGGCTCTTTCGGATAATGATGTGTATACCCGTTGTACAGCAGCCTGGGCTCTAGGACAGATAAAAGACGAAAGGGCAATAGAACCCCTGATTCAAACCCTTTCAACAGAAGACGAAGACGTAAGGCTGAGCTGCACCTGGGCCCTAGTAGAAATAGGAGAACCTGCAGTGCCTGCTTTGACAAAAGTTCTTGAAAATCAGAACAAAACCGTTAGAAAATATATTGTTTTTTCACTTATTGAAATGGGAGATGAAAGAGCTATTCCAGGACTTAAAGAAATATTAAAGGATAAAACAAAGGATAAAACAGAAATAACAGAAATTTCTGCTGAATTTTCTGAAAAAGAAAGGGACGAAAAAGCAGATCAAATTCTCCTGAAAATTATAGAAGAAAAGTAA
- the tnpA gene encoding IS200/IS605 family transposase: protein MYFLVNTKYETRNHSKFLLMYHVIFVCKYQKVILEPISEELKQIRIDISKESNFEILMETDKDRIHFLIKSEPKVSVLSIVRKLKQGYTNRLWKTQKEYLKKYYWGENTLWSDGYFASTIGNVSKEAAEYYIRNQG, encoded by the coding sequence ATGTACTTTTTGGTAAATACGAAGTATGAAACACGGAATCATAGCAAATTTTTGTTAATGTATCATGTTATTTTTGTTTGCAAATACCAAAAAGTCATACTTGAACCAATTAGCGAAGAACTCAAACAGATTAGGATTGACATTTCAAAAGAGTCTAACTTTGAAATCCTAATGGAAACTGACAAAGACCGTATTCATTTCTTGATCAAGAGTGAGCCGAAAGTTAGCGTTTTGTCAATTGTCAGAAAATTGAAACAAGGATATACTAACAGGTTATGGAAAACTCAAAAAGAATATCTGAAAAAGTATTATTGGGGTGAGAATACGTTATGGAGTGATGGTTATTTTGCGTCTACTATCGGAAATGTGAGTAAAGAGGCGGCAGAATATTACATACGGAATCAGGGTTGA
- a CDS encoding ABC transporter permease: MHERTVSQRLKTPKGIAGLTILVFFIVIAAAAPLLAPYGPSDISSQPLLPPDIDHPLGTDDVGRDIFTELLYGSRTSLTVAFVVSFGVLVIGTLGGVFSGYVGGTFDRVLMRGVDIFLMIPDLPLILILAAYLRPNIWNIIFILIIMGWPVGARVTRAQTRSLRVSGHVDFARVSGAGPWYVVRKHIVPDLYPIMVTSIVMQSIRAILSESGLAFLGLGDPSYPSWGTMIKYAIAYPMIFFTDAWMWWLLPAGMCITLLVLGFVLLGQSLEGDY, translated from the coding sequence ATGCACGAAAGGACTGTCTCACAGCGGTTAAAAACTCCAAAGGGAATCGCAGGTCTTACAATTCTGGTTTTTTTCATTGTAATAGCTGCAGCAGCCCCTCTTCTGGCTCCTTACGGACCCTCTGACATCTCAAGCCAGCCTTTACTTCCTCCGGATATTGATCATCCGCTTGGTACCGATGATGTGGGAAGGGACATCTTCACGGAGCTCCTGTATGGCTCAAGGACTTCACTTACGGTCGCTTTTGTCGTATCTTTCGGGGTGCTGGTAATAGGTACCCTCGGAGGGGTATTTTCAGGCTATGTAGGGGGAACATTTGACAGAGTCCTGATGAGAGGTGTTGACATTTTCCTTATGATCCCGGACCTTCCCCTCATCCTCATCCTTGCAGCATACCTGAGGCCGAACATCTGGAATATTATTTTCATCCTGATCATTATGGGATGGCCCGTAGGGGCAAGGGTCACAAGGGCCCAGACCCGATCCCTCAGGGTATCCGGACATGTGGATTTTGCCAGGGTATCCGGGGCAGGACCCTGGTATGTGGTCAGGAAACATATTGTGCCGGACCTGTATCCCATCATGGTCACCTCCATTGTAATGCAGTCCATCCGTGCTATTCTGTCGGAGTCAGGGCTTGCTTTCCTGGGGCTTGGAGACCCTTCTTACCCTAGCTGGGGGACCATGATAAAATACGCAATAGCCTATCCTATGATATTTTTCACGGATGCGTGGATGTGGTGGCTGCTGCCTGCAGGGATGTGCATAACACTGCTTGTACTTGGATTTGTGCTTCTGGGCCAGTCTCTGGAAGGTGATTATTGA